The Salinibacterium sp. M195 genome includes a window with the following:
- a CDS encoding class I SAM-dependent methyltransferase, whose translation MGVTDQGSFAQEAIAENYRRYLQPYLFDPWAQRLVSSVALARGQTVLDVAAGTGAVAHAAASIVGATGRVIASDISSPMLAALTQPESNGSRAAIETLTCSATAIELPDASVDVVFCHQGLPFMPDRVAVAQEMLRVLRPGGIVAVAVWALDAPLYPFDRYAEFSRQRLPESVFARTMASGALSMSRDSVAAALAGGGFIDVSASEEKLTIRWPSPFAEAHGINGTPFAAELAVLAADAREEFLADLALWLADDNGAAVSYSTTAVFGHGTAP comes from the coding sequence GTGGGTGTCACAGATCAAGGCTCGTTTGCACAAGAAGCTATTGCCGAGAACTATCGGCGCTACCTCCAGCCCTACCTTTTCGATCCGTGGGCCCAGCGACTCGTGAGCTCAGTGGCCCTTGCGCGAGGGCAGACCGTACTCGACGTCGCCGCTGGCACCGGCGCTGTAGCCCACGCCGCAGCATCCATCGTCGGGGCAACAGGGCGCGTCATCGCCTCCGACATCAGCAGCCCGATGTTGGCCGCGTTGACACAACCGGAGTCAAACGGATCTCGCGCCGCAATCGAAACGCTCACATGCTCGGCGACAGCGATCGAACTGCCCGACGCGTCCGTAGATGTGGTGTTTTGCCATCAAGGGCTACCCTTCATGCCCGACCGAGTGGCCGTGGCACAGGAAATGCTTCGTGTGCTGCGACCAGGGGGAATCGTTGCCGTCGCAGTCTGGGCGCTCGACGCCCCGCTCTACCCATTCGACCGATACGCAGAGTTCAGTAGGCAACGCCTGCCAGAGTCGGTCTTTGCGCGAACAATGGCGAGTGGAGCTCTCTCGATGTCGCGCGACTCCGTGGCGGCAGCGCTTGCCGGTGGCGGCTTTATCGACGTGAGTGCTTCTGAGGAGAAGTTGACGATCCGCTGGCCGTCCCCGTTTGCTGAGGCCCACGGTATCAACGGGACTCCCTTCGCTGCCGAGCTTGCTGTGCTGGCTGCGGATGCTCGAGAAGAGTTTCTTGCCGACCTCGCTTTGTGGCTCGCCGACGACAACGGCGCGGCCGTTTCGTACTCCACAACCGCCGTGTTTGGTCACGGAACCGCACCCTGA
- a CDS encoding FAD:protein FMN transferase has translation MRHVFETMGTVASIELPRAWASEVAALERIFREVDDRFSLYRRDSELSMIADGRLLLSAASSPLLASYSRALEWRNATGCNFSPHRPDGAIDLNGIVKAEAIDQAGAHLTAAGCPQWSINVGGDILISPTGGATGVSARAGQPAPAILRAGIADPATPAQLLCSLELRHPRRAIATSGSAQRGDHIWRGGSTEPAQFVQVSVVANDIVTADVLATTIVAGGEIALDDVTDRWDVDVITVDAAGALRTTPGLLRSLASSP, from the coding sequence ATGCGGCACGTGTTTGAGACGATGGGAACGGTGGCGTCGATCGAACTTCCCCGAGCGTGGGCGTCAGAGGTTGCAGCGCTCGAGCGCATCTTTCGCGAGGTCGACGACCGCTTCAGCCTCTACCGCCGCGACTCCGAACTGAGCATGATTGCGGATGGACGGTTGCTGCTCTCGGCGGCGAGCAGCCCGCTCCTCGCGAGCTATTCGCGAGCGCTTGAGTGGCGCAATGCTACTGGTTGCAATTTTAGCCCGCACCGTCCTGACGGCGCGATCGATCTCAATGGCATTGTGAAGGCCGAAGCGATCGACCAGGCTGGCGCACACCTGACGGCGGCCGGATGCCCGCAGTGGAGCATCAACGTTGGTGGCGACATCCTCATCTCCCCCACCGGCGGAGCCACCGGGGTTTCTGCTCGGGCCGGGCAGCCGGCGCCTGCGATTCTGCGTGCCGGGATCGCGGATCCTGCCACCCCAGCGCAGCTCCTGTGTTCCTTAGAGCTGAGGCATCCGCGGCGGGCGATCGCGACCTCGGGCAGCGCTCAGCGTGGCGACCACATTTGGCGCGGCGGTAGCACCGAGCCGGCGCAATTCGTGCAGGTGAGTGTCGTCGCGAATGACATCGTGACGGCAGATGTTTTGGCGACAACGATCGTGGCGGGAGGAGAAATTGCGCTCGATGATGTGACCGATCGTTGGGATGTGGACGTCATCACGGTTGATGCTGCTGGAGCGCTGCGCACGACGCCGGGCCTCTTGCGTTCGCTGGCTTCAAGCCCTTAA
- a CDS encoding ornithine cyclodeaminase family protein, with the protein MTVTTPHYFDEAAVRAAISPAQAVEAVQDALRAGFDPGMDHSRLFEQLTHGEFLLMPSEVGPNVGIKVITVNPGNPDQGLPRIQGLYILFDSETLTPRLLLDGAALTSIRTPAVSLAATAGALMRTTEPLHVVIFGAGPQAIEHLATLRAVLGEQRPVASVTVVVRTLRAVDIADAHVVKAGTADVAAAVARAGLIICATTARTPVFDSADVRADAVVIAVGSHEADARELDSALLGRAQVVVEDVATALREAGDVIMAIDDGALVSGDLIVMADVIRGSVKLDAERPVVFKSSGMSWEDLAIAAAIVAPSGAAA; encoded by the coding sequence ATGACCGTAACAACGCCCCACTACTTCGATGAGGCTGCCGTTCGTGCCGCGATCAGCCCGGCTCAAGCAGTCGAGGCAGTTCAGGATGCGCTTCGTGCGGGGTTTGACCCTGGCATGGATCATTCCCGACTGTTTGAGCAGCTCACTCACGGAGAGTTTCTGCTGATGCCCTCCGAAGTTGGGCCGAACGTCGGCATCAAGGTCATCACTGTTAATCCGGGCAACCCTGATCAGGGACTGCCGCGCATTCAGGGCCTGTACATCCTCTTTGATTCCGAAACCTTGACGCCTCGACTGTTGCTCGACGGTGCCGCACTCACGAGCATCCGCACCCCTGCAGTTTCGCTTGCGGCCACCGCCGGCGCCCTGATGCGCACCACGGAGCCGCTTCACGTGGTGATTTTTGGCGCCGGCCCGCAAGCGATCGAGCATCTTGCGACGTTGCGTGCGGTTCTTGGCGAGCAGCGACCGGTCGCCTCTGTCACGGTGGTGGTGCGCACGCTGCGCGCCGTCGACATCGCGGATGCTCATGTAGTCAAGGCCGGAACCGCGGATGTTGCTGCTGCGGTGGCACGTGCTGGGCTCATCATTTGCGCGACGACCGCCCGCACCCCCGTGTTCGACTCCGCCGACGTGCGCGCGGACGCCGTCGTTATTGCGGTCGGTTCCCATGAGGCGGATGCTCGGGAACTCGATAGTGCGCTGCTGGGCCGAGCCCAAGTCGTCGTCGAAGATGTGGCGACAGCGCTGCGGGAAGCCGGCGATGTGATCATGGCGATCGACGATGGCGCTCTTGTTTCTGGCGACCTGATTGTGATGGCTGACGTCATCCGCGGAAGCGTGAAGCTCGACGCTGAGCGCCCGGTCGTGTTCAAAAGTTCTGGCATGAGCTGGGAAGATTTGGCGATCGCGGCAGCAATCGTGGCGCCCTCCGGGGCGGCCGCGTGA
- a CDS encoding GntR family transcriptional regulator — MASTLRAALIAGELVPGRVYSAPTLAKQLGVSATPVREAMLDLVRDGMVDVAPNTGFRITALTAAELDNIAEIRLLLEVPIMGQIAAARSSERDEQLELLRPLVDSMIEAAERQDLTQYLATDTLFHTRFLALHGNDVAVTTVQRLRDRSRLDGLTSVAQAGNLVESTREHYAMIDAALSHDRPAMEQLMRKHLGHVRTDWAAPSATSDA; from the coding sequence GTGGCGTCCACACTCCGGGCCGCCCTCATCGCGGGCGAGTTGGTGCCGGGACGGGTTTATTCCGCGCCCACGTTGGCAAAACAGCTCGGGGTCTCAGCGACTCCCGTTCGTGAAGCCATGCTCGACCTGGTGCGTGACGGAATGGTGGATGTCGCGCCCAATACGGGCTTCCGCATTACCGCGTTGACCGCGGCAGAACTCGACAACATCGCGGAAATTCGACTCCTGCTCGAAGTGCCCATCATGGGGCAGATCGCGGCAGCCAGAAGCAGCGAACGTGACGAGCAGCTAGAACTGCTCCGGCCGCTCGTCGATTCCATGATCGAGGCCGCTGAGCGCCAAGATCTCACCCAGTATTTGGCCACGGACACACTGTTCCACACGCGCTTTCTCGCCTTGCACGGCAACGATGTTGCGGTCACGACCGTTCAACGGCTTCGCGATCGCAGCCGGCTCGATGGTTTGACCTCGGTGGCGCAAGCCGGGAACCTTGTGGAGTCAACCCGCGAGCACTACGCGATGATCGATGCCGCCCTCAGTCACGACCGCCCGGCCATGGAGCAACTCATGCGGAAACACCTCGGCCATGTGCGCACAGACTGGGCGGCTCCTTCAGCGACCTCCGACGCCTAG
- a CDS encoding response regulator transcription factor → MTKILVVEDDAAMGALVQQGLEDDGYEVTLVTNGVDALIAAAHDTFSAAAIDVMLPEMTGFEICRHLREQGSSLPVLLLTARDAVEDRVHGLDSGADDYLTKPFAFAEFSARIRALVRRDSAASKATLRIGNLLLDAATVRASVDGAPLPMSSKEFALLWMLGSHPTEPLSRSAILEEVWGTTAHIDANVVDQYVSYLRRKLEPTQSALAITTVRGVGYALSEVE, encoded by the coding sequence ATGACCAAGATCCTTGTCGTGGAGGACGACGCCGCGATGGGCGCCCTCGTTCAACAGGGCCTCGAAGATGACGGCTACGAAGTAACGCTCGTCACCAACGGCGTCGACGCGCTGATCGCGGCTGCCCACGACACTTTTTCGGCTGCGGCCATCGACGTCATGCTGCCAGAAATGACCGGCTTCGAAATCTGCCGCCACCTCCGCGAACAGGGCAGTTCGCTGCCCGTGCTCTTGCTGACCGCTCGGGATGCCGTCGAAGACCGGGTGCATGGCCTCGACTCTGGAGCGGATGACTACCTCACGAAACCGTTCGCCTTCGCCGAATTTTCCGCCCGCATCCGCGCTCTCGTGCGTCGGGATTCTGCCGCAAGCAAAGCAACGCTCCGGATCGGGAATCTCCTGCTCGATGCCGCCACCGTGCGCGCTAGCGTCGACGGTGCTCCCCTGCCGATGAGTTCGAAAGAGTTTGCGCTGCTGTGGATGCTCGGCTCGCATCCCACTGAACCACTCAGCCGTTCCGCGATCCTGGAAGAGGTCTGGGGCACGACCGCGCACATTGACGCAAACGTTGTCGATCAGTATGTGAGCTATCTGCGCCGCAAGCTGGAGCCGACACAATCAGCACTCGCGATCACCACCGTGCGCGGTGTTGGCTATGCGCTCTCGGAGGTGGAGTGA
- a CDS encoding proline racemase family protein has protein sequence MPELYSTVDYHTGGEPFRIVASLPVTIEGSGVAEKRVFAMQSAEIEHIRQVLCFEPRGHADMYGGFIVEPDDDGAHFGVLFWHKDGFSTACGHGTIALGVWAIESGLVAADPSGITDVIIDVPSGRVTARVHSTGDLVTSVDFINVASYVLAERVPVSTSLGDVEVDVTFGGAIYAQLDASTVGLTVTPDDAAAVIAIGREIKWALNDSVHAVHPTDDRLSGIYGTIVFESLQPTADGSVRQRNATIFADGELDRSPCGSGTCARIATLTANGTLPDGGTLVHDSIVGSQFTAIVLDRTEVSGHAAVMPQVTGMAFKTGEHLFSVDPRDTLTPGFVLR, from the coding sequence ATGCCAGAACTGTACTCAACCGTCGATTACCACACCGGTGGTGAGCCGTTCCGCATCGTCGCATCGTTGCCGGTCACGATCGAAGGTAGCGGGGTCGCCGAGAAGCGCGTCTTCGCGATGCAGTCGGCCGAGATTGAGCACATCCGCCAGGTGCTCTGCTTCGAGCCACGTGGTCACGCAGACATGTACGGCGGGTTTATCGTCGAGCCTGATGACGACGGCGCTCATTTTGGCGTGCTCTTCTGGCACAAAGACGGATTCTCTACTGCCTGCGGCCACGGCACCATCGCGCTCGGGGTCTGGGCAATCGAGAGTGGTCTTGTTGCTGCCGACCCGAGCGGAATCACCGATGTCATCATCGACGTTCCCTCCGGCCGGGTGACGGCGCGAGTCCACAGCACGGGCGACCTGGTCACCTCGGTGGACTTCATCAATGTCGCCAGCTACGTGCTGGCCGAACGAGTTCCGGTCTCCACTTCGCTGGGAGACGTTGAGGTGGATGTCACTTTTGGTGGCGCGATCTACGCCCAGTTGGATGCGTCAACGGTTGGCCTCACGGTCACGCCCGACGATGCCGCTGCGGTGATTGCGATCGGGCGGGAGATCAAGTGGGCACTCAACGATTCAGTTCATGCCGTGCATCCGACCGACGACCGCTTGAGCGGAATCTACGGAACCATCGTCTTCGAATCCCTCCAGCCCACGGCTGACGGTTCAGTGCGCCAACGAAACGCGACGATCTTTGCCGACGGAGAATTGGATCGGTCGCCGTGTGGTTCAGGAACGTGCGCCCGAATTGCAACCCTCACCGCGAACGGCACGCTCCCCGACGGCGGCACCCTTGTGCACGACTCGATCGTTGGCTCGCAGTTCACCGCCATCGTGCTCGACCGCACCGAAGTTTCCGGCCACGCAGCCGTGATGCCACAAGTCACCGGGATGGCGTTCAAGACGGGCGAGCACCTCTTCAGCGTCGACCCGCGCGACACTCTCACGCCAGGATTCGTGCTTCGATGA
- a CDS encoding HPF/RaiA family ribosome-associated protein produces MQVIVNTDNNITLSEDTIASITAELETKLAHFSAHLTRLEVHLSDESAGRSTGGDIRCQLEARPENRTPELASDNASTVEAAINGATRKMQHVLETTFGRADQHKGASSMGGVEHR; encoded by the coding sequence ATGCAGGTCATCGTCAACACCGACAACAACATCACCCTCAGCGAAGACACCATAGCTTCAATCACGGCGGAGCTCGAGACCAAACTCGCCCACTTTAGCGCTCACCTCACGCGGCTTGAAGTTCACCTGAGCGACGAGAGCGCCGGTCGCAGCACCGGTGGCGACATCCGCTGCCAGCTTGAAGCTCGCCCCGAAAACCGAACACCCGAGCTCGCCTCCGACAACGCCTCAACGGTGGAGGCCGCGATCAACGGTGCCACCCGCAAGATGCAGCACGTGCTCGAGACGACCTTCGGTCGCGCTGACCAGCACAAGGGTGCGAGCTCCATGGGTGGTGTCGAACACCGCTAA
- a CDS encoding cell wall metabolism sensor histidine kinase WalK yields MAILLVLALLVVRGSVEQIVTDADRSLATSDLVPFVADITANPDEKVDDPGTGVLIYVRDPSGEVQVDTLPHDVRKAIDHREPATETFVFRDDEERSFAVAGDTVSTASGTWTVWSARSAAASELALHGLSRVLLIAGIVLLAGFAVASWVLASVALKPVTLLRRKAEEFSADPEATLPVGPARDEISALAETLNTFLATTRASTEREKQMVSDAAHELRTPLAALKTQLELAHADFGNAAALAAQVSAAEASVNRLTSLASNLLELNRLETDASQTHTAAGVLVDEFMGSIDRARLLGVSKAARVEFAVAVANESTSYALGAQAFGRLVDNLLSNAMAAIATDGEVIATLHQDAMQLRLEVHDTGPGMPENFIPIAFDRFSRPDDSRTATTGGSGLGLALVHAIAVAAHGTAALENTESGLRVTVTLPKM; encoded by the coding sequence GTGGCAATCCTTCTGGTGCTCGCGCTTCTGGTCGTGCGAGGCTCGGTCGAGCAAATAGTGACCGATGCTGATCGCAGTCTTGCTACCAGTGATTTGGTTCCCTTCGTCGCCGACATCACGGCGAACCCTGACGAAAAAGTCGATGATCCCGGCACCGGCGTGCTCATCTACGTTCGTGATCCCTCGGGAGAAGTGCAGGTCGACACGTTGCCCCACGACGTGCGAAAAGCGATCGATCACCGCGAGCCAGCTACCGAAACGTTCGTTTTTCGGGACGACGAAGAACGTTCCTTCGCCGTCGCTGGCGATACGGTCTCGACGGCTTCGGGCACCTGGACGGTGTGGTCAGCGCGCAGTGCCGCCGCCAGCGAGCTCGCGCTCCACGGCCTCAGCCGAGTGCTGCTGATCGCGGGCATCGTGCTTCTCGCCGGATTCGCTGTCGCATCCTGGGTCCTTGCCAGTGTCGCGCTGAAACCCGTCACTCTCTTGCGCCGAAAGGCCGAAGAGTTCAGCGCAGACCCCGAAGCCACCCTCCCGGTCGGACCCGCCCGCGATGAAATCTCCGCCCTCGCCGAAACCCTGAACACCTTTCTTGCCACCACCCGCGCCTCCACCGAACGCGAAAAACAGATGGTGTCGGATGCTGCGCACGAGTTGCGCACTCCTCTGGCAGCCCTCAAAACTCAGCTTGAGCTCGCGCACGCCGACTTTGGCAACGCCGCTGCCCTTGCTGCCCAGGTGTCCGCGGCTGAGGCATCCGTCAATCGCCTGACGTCGTTGGCTTCGAATCTGTTGGAGCTAAATCGGCTGGAGACTGACGCAAGCCAGACGCACACGGCAGCTGGCGTTCTCGTTGACGAATTCATGGGCAGCATCGACCGGGCACGGCTGTTGGGTGTGTCCAAGGCTGCGCGGGTGGAGTTTGCGGTCGCGGTTGCGAACGAGAGTACGAGCTACGCGTTGGGTGCTCAAGCCTTTGGGCGCCTCGTCGACAACCTGCTGTCGAATGCGATGGCGGCGATCGCTACCGACGGCGAAGTCATCGCCACGCTTCATCAGGATGCGATGCAACTGAGGTTGGAGGTGCACGACACCGGTCCCGGTATGCCCGAAAACTTTATCCCGATCGCGTTCGACCGCTTCTCCCGCCCTGACGACTCCCGCACCGCAACAACCGGAGGCAGTGGCCTTGGGCTCGCTCTAGTGCACGCCATTGCGGTGGCCGCCCACGGTACGGCGGCGCTAGAAAACACCGAAAGCGGGCTGCGCGTGACCGTCACTTTGCCAAAGATGTGA
- a CDS encoding FMN-binding protein — translation MRTRAILGSILASASVLIVGYQAGVSVTTSDGTSVSLPIDAATNGANGSTSVSTGTSSPPSAGTTTGTSSTSGPADGTYTGSSIRTRFGNVQVAVTIASGSISEVTALQLTDDDGRSVQISNRAAPILRSEVLASQSAQVSNVSGATYTTEAYLSSVQSALDQAGA, via the coding sequence GTGAGAACACGAGCAATTTTGGGGAGCATCCTGGCATCAGCGAGCGTGCTCATTGTCGGCTACCAGGCAGGAGTGAGTGTCACCACGAGTGACGGCACTTCGGTCTCGCTGCCGATTGATGCGGCGACGAACGGCGCCAACGGATCGACTTCTGTCAGCACCGGCACGTCATCACCGCCTTCTGCGGGAACGACTACTGGGACCTCTTCGACTTCGGGGCCCGCCGATGGCACGTACACGGGATCGAGCATCCGCACGCGCTTCGGAAATGTACAGGTTGCGGTGACGATCGCCTCGGGCAGCATCAGCGAGGTCACGGCCCTTCAACTGACGGATGACGATGGCCGTTCCGTGCAGATCAGCAACCGGGCGGCCCCCATCCTGCGCAGTGAAGTGCTCGCCTCGCAGTCTGCTCAGGTGTCGAATGTGAGTGGCGCAACGTATACAACGGAGGCGTACCTTTCTTCGGTGCAGTCAGCGCTCGATCAAGCAGGTGCCTGA
- a CDS encoding NAD(P)H-hydrate epimerase — protein MTASSFRTDAGLIVPAITTAQMREIDRVAIDELGPNLYQMMENAGRNLASLCVELLGDRWPAAPIVVLAGTGGNGGGGICAARHLANHGGNVTLVISSPSRLQGVPADQLALYRATGARVAAVAELDTADAELLVDAVLGYSLGGAPHGAAAELIRWMSQHPAPVVSLDVPSGVDSTTGAALGDHVRATHTMTLAAPKTGLDAEAVGTLWLADIGIPRQVYRRVGIELPDALFTTGYRVQIRAS, from the coding sequence GTGACTGCGAGTTCCTTCCGGACGGATGCCGGACTCATTGTGCCCGCCATCACGACGGCGCAGATGCGCGAGATTGATCGGGTCGCGATCGATGAGCTGGGGCCAAACCTCTATCAAATGATGGAGAACGCTGGCCGCAATCTGGCGTCGCTGTGCGTGGAGCTGCTCGGTGATCGTTGGCCAGCCGCGCCGATCGTGGTGCTGGCTGGAACGGGAGGCAATGGTGGCGGAGGGATCTGCGCTGCCCGCCACCTGGCCAACCACGGTGGCAATGTCACTCTGGTGATCTCGAGCCCGTCGCGTCTGCAGGGCGTTCCCGCCGACCAACTCGCTCTCTACCGGGCCACTGGCGCACGAGTTGCGGCGGTTGCTGAACTCGACACCGCGGATGCGGAGCTGCTCGTTGATGCCGTGTTGGGCTACAGCCTGGGCGGTGCACCGCATGGGGCTGCTGCCGAACTCATTAGATGGATGTCGCAACACCCCGCCCCGGTCGTCTCTCTCGATGTCCCCTCCGGAGTCGATTCCACGACCGGCGCAGCTCTCGGCGATCACGTGCGCGCGACCCACACGATGACTCTCGCTGCCCCGAAGACGGGGTTGGATGCCGAAGCAGTCGGCACTCTCTGGCTGGCCGACATCGGGATTCCCCGCCAGGTGTACCGGCGGGTGGGTATCGAGTTGCCCGACGCTCTCTTCACTACGGGATACCGAGTGCAGATTCGAGCATCATAA
- a CDS encoding ferric reductase-like transmembrane domain-containing protein, with amino-acid sequence MTTHATTRRVTAQPRIAAATAEYRRELARRRRRSDLLVIALWASGAAAASLFLASGGASQFTSVAETITSVGIVAGLIGTDFILVMLVLAARIPIIDATIGHDRAIALHRALGKPALYLLLGHGVLLLIGYGMTTGINPIVEIGPMLSLPDMPLAFIALGLLIAVVVSSLVAVRRRFSYEGWHLIHLLSYVAVLFALPHQLSVGGVLSDGTLQRVYWIALYVVAIGSIVTFRFAEPIVSSLRHRLRVSAVTAIAPGVTTIQFSGRALRELGASGGQFFIWRFWTGRTWWHSHPLSLSAMPTNTSARITVRALGEGSAQLGTLPVGTRVSIEGPYGLFSNAARTSPKFAIIAAGIGVTPVRALLEQSSFEPGEATVLLRASTPEETYHWDEIRAIAAAKGAACYTMVGHRPRYTASWMSAADADRGVTLATAFPDLADSDVYLCGPTPWLDLVEAEVRAAGLRPHQIHAERFDW; translated from the coding sequence ATGACCACCCACGCCACCACCCGTCGCGTTACCGCGCAGCCGCGAATCGCCGCCGCTACCGCTGAGTACCGCCGCGAGCTTGCGCGCCGTCGCCGTCGCTCCGACCTGCTCGTGATCGCCCTATGGGCATCGGGGGCCGCCGCCGCCTCTCTCTTTCTTGCCTCGGGAGGCGCCAGCCAGTTCACCTCAGTCGCCGAAACCATTACTAGCGTTGGCATCGTTGCGGGGCTCATCGGCACTGACTTCATTCTGGTGATGCTCGTGCTCGCCGCCCGCATCCCCATCATCGATGCGACGATCGGCCACGACCGCGCTATCGCGCTTCACCGCGCGCTCGGAAAGCCAGCGCTCTATTTGTTGCTCGGCCACGGAGTGCTCCTACTCATTGGCTACGGGATGACTACGGGAATCAACCCGATTGTTGAAATCGGTCCGATGCTTTCCCTCCCCGACATGCCTCTTGCGTTCATTGCGCTTGGACTGCTGATTGCCGTGGTGGTGTCGTCACTCGTCGCCGTGCGGCGCCGGTTCAGTTACGAGGGCTGGCACCTCATTCATCTGCTCAGCTACGTGGCTGTGCTGTTTGCTCTTCCGCACCAGCTCAGCGTCGGCGGGGTGCTCTCTGACGGCACCCTTCAGCGCGTCTACTGGATCGCGCTCTACGTTGTGGCGATCGGCAGCATCGTGACCTTCCGGTTTGCCGAACCGATCGTGTCGAGCCTGCGTCACCGCCTTCGCGTGTCGGCGGTCACCGCGATTGCTCCCGGCGTGACCACGATTCAGTTCAGCGGGCGCGCACTGCGCGAGCTCGGAGCATCCGGCGGTCAATTCTTCATCTGGCGCTTTTGGACAGGACGCACCTGGTGGCACTCGCACCCACTGTCGCTCTCTGCGATGCCCACCAACACCTCAGCACGTATCACCGTTCGCGCACTTGGCGAGGGTAGTGCGCAACTCGGCACCCTGCCGGTGGGCACACGGGTGAGCATCGAAGGGCCATACGGGCTGTTCTCGAATGCGGCACGCACCTCCCCAAAATTCGCCATCATCGCGGCCGGAATCGGGGTCACTCCGGTGCGAGCCCTCCTTGAGCAGTCCAGCTTTGAGCCGGGCGAGGCAACGGTTCTGTTGCGGGCCAGCACACCAGAGGAGACGTACCACTGGGACGAGATCCGGGCTATCGCGGCCGCAAAAGGCGCCGCGTGTTACACGATGGTCGGCCATCGCCCGCGCTACACGGCAAGTTGGATGTCGGCAGCCGATGCCGACCGCGGAGTGACTCTCGCGACAGCGTTCCCTGACCTGGCCGACTCCGATGTGTACCTCTGCGGGCCAACGCCGTGGCTCGACCTCGTCGAAGCGGAGGTGCGCGCCGCCGGCCTCCGCCCGCATCAAATTCATGCAGAAAGGTTTGACTGGTGA
- a CDS encoding DUF427 domain-containing protein: MNDYPGMISEKNLIQPVPRRIRGYFAGELIFDTTAALYVWEWAPYPQFYIPLADVNSEFLVDEVQEHHPARGTYQRQGLAAGEREHPAAAKVYAGDGLEGLADMVRFEWDALDSWFEEDEQVFVHPRNPYTRVDAVRSTRMVRVELEGAVLAESSSPVMVYETGLPTRYYLNRTDVNFQHLVANDTVTECPYKGTTTDYWSVKVGGTVHDDLAWSYSFPTRQLLPITGLVAFYNEKVDIFIDGVELTQAKTHFFPSTPAS; this comes from the coding sequence ATGAACGACTATCCAGGAATGATTTCCGAGAAGAACCTCATCCAGCCTGTCCCGCGCCGCATTCGTGGCTACTTCGCGGGCGAGCTCATCTTTGACACGACGGCAGCGCTGTACGTGTGGGAGTGGGCACCGTATCCGCAGTTCTACATCCCGCTCGCTGACGTGAACTCCGAGTTCCTCGTCGACGAAGTGCAAGAGCACCATCCCGCGCGCGGCACCTATCAACGCCAGGGCCTCGCGGCGGGGGAGCGCGAGCATCCGGCCGCAGCCAAGGTTTATGCCGGCGATGGGCTCGAGGGCCTTGCCGACATGGTGCGTTTCGAGTGGGATGCTCTCGACTCCTGGTTTGAGGAAGACGAGCAAGTTTTCGTGCATCCCCGCAATCCCTACACGCGAGTGGATGCCGTGCGTTCGACTCGCATGGTGCGCGTCGAGCTCGAGGGGGCGGTGCTCGCCGAGTCGTCGTCTCCGGTCATGGTCTACGAGACTGGTTTGCCGACGCGGTATTACCTCAACCGCACGGACGTGAACTTCCAGCACCTCGTCGCCAATGACACCGTCACCGAGTGCCCCTATAAAGGAACCACTACCGATTACTGGTCGGTGAAGGTGGGCGGCACGGTTCACGACGATCTCGCGTGGTCGTATTCGTTCCCCACGCGCCAGTTGTTGCCCATCACGGGGCTCGTCGCGTTCTACAACGAGAAGGTTGACATCTTCATCGATGGCGTCGAGCTCACTCAGGCCAAGACGCACTTCTTCCCGTCCACACCCGCGAGCTAA